One window of Dehalobacterium formicoaceticum genomic DNA carries:
- a CDS encoding secondary thiamine-phosphate synthase enzyme YjbQ — protein sequence MEHQIKTGNAQELIDITNIIQDEVRRNQIKEGIAVVFVPHTTAGITINENADPDVIYDILTGLNKVFPELNGYRHAEGNSHAHIKSSLFGSSVTVIIENGKLKLGTWQGVYFCEFDGPRTRKIYISFIKN from the coding sequence ATGGAGCATCAAATAAAAACTGGTAATGCCCAGGAATTGATCGATATTACAAACATCATTCAAGATGAGGTAAGAAGGAACCAAATAAAGGAAGGCATTGCCGTTGTATTCGTTCCTCACACCACCGCCGGCATTACCATCAACGAAAATGCTGATCCTGATGTGATATATGATATTTTAACGGGCTTAAACAAGGTATTTCCGGAACTGAATGGATACCGACATGCTGAGGGTAATTCCCATGCCCATATCAAATCATCCCTTTTTGGTTCTTCCGTGACCGTCATCATTGAAAATGGAAAGCTGAAGCTGGGCACCTGGCAGGGTGTTTATTTCTGTGAGTTTGACGGCCCCAGAACCCGAAAAATTTACATCAGCTTCATAAAAAACTAA